From Candidatus Sysuiplasma jiujiangense:
GAATGTATATATAACCACTTGAATATATCCATTCACAGTTTCTGGGGAGGCGAGCCATCGAGCCCCAGAAACTTGGATGGCTTCTTTCCCAGGAATTAGGAATACCGTAAAACAAAGGTGAACATTAATGTATGACTCAATAACGGGGATACTGATAGTAGCAGGCATAATAGTCGTATTATTCGGTTACAAGAAATTTCCGGATATCGTACGAAGTTTTGGAAGAGCAACAGGCGAGTTCCAGAAAGGCAAAATGGAAGCACAGAAGGAACTCGATGAAATAAAGAAATCTGTTGCTGAGCCTGCAACTGATGTCAAGAACACAGTAGCAGAAATAAAGAAAGGGTAATATAAATGGGCGAAGGCATCCTTGATGAACTGCAACCACATCTCTCCGAGTTGTTTCGGAGATTGAAGCACATAGGCATTGCCTTCGTCATCGTTCTTTTAACAGTGTTCATGTTCAATCCACTGAAACTCACATTCGGTCTCACAGGTTCATTCACGGTTTATGCGTTCAACCTTATCTCAAAGAATATCGGAGGTGTGAAGATCATAACGATCTCGCCTTTTGAGGCACTTTTCACTGATCTCTTTCTCGGTGTTGTGATATCCATCATGATATTGCTTCCTTATATTCTCTATAATACCATCGCATTTATTCTTCCTGGGATGTCAAAAAGGGAGAAGCGTCTCTTGAAGATATCTCTTATACCAGGAACCATCATGTTCATTGTTGGAATGTCGTTCGCATGGTATCTCCTGATACCGCTGATGTTCCATTTTACAGCAATTCTGGATCCGGCAATGGGCGTTCAGCCGACTGTATCTGCACAGAAGCTGATCGGTCTCCTGCTGACAATCATATTTTCACTTGGTCTCGTGTTTGAGATGCCACTGATAATTTCTGCACTCGTTTATCTCGGCATTGTAGATGTTCAGTTTCTCAGGGCAAAATGGAGATACGCAGTTGCAGGCTCATTCATAGCTGCATGGATAATATCACCGGGTGCAACTGGTGGCTTGATCGAGACGGCAATGGGATTGATATTTTCAGGCTTGTACTTTTCCGGTATATATCTCGGAAAGTTCATGGAAGTAAGAAAAAGGAGTTATGTGTATGTGGAAGCATAAAGAATCGAAGTGGTTGGTAAGAGGAGGAAGGAAAGTCCGATGTTATCTATGTGGAAAGAAGATTCTCACAAAGGGTGATCTTTTCCTTTTCAATCAGGTCACAGGGTATTATTCCCATCAGTCCTGTCAGGCTGAAAGCACCACTATAAGCGGAAATGAAAGACGAAGGGCAGTCAAGAAGATAGCCGTTGGGGCTGCTGTTGTCGGTGCCATAGCTGCTGGTGCAGGAAAATTCCTCGATGTTTCTTCTCAATCGAAGAATTCTCCTGCTGCACAGACAATCCTGACATCACAGGGACTGATACCACCTGCATTGACTTCCGATCCTGCCAATCCTGTTCCCGGACAGATATGGTACAGATCGGATGCAGGAGTTGAAGCTCATTTCGATGGCGTTCAGAATCGTGTTGTCTATTCATCTGAAATCAATGATGGCAATGTCAATGTCACATCTAAAGGGATAGTAAACGGTCTATCTGTATTGCCGAACGATGGAAAAGGTGGCTTCGGCCCTGACACAACAAAAGGTGCAACGGCACCTGGGCAGTATGGAAGCCCGTACACGAAGACATCGGGAATACAACCAGCGGTAAATTATATATACAACTCGGGTACTACTACTAACGGTAATGGAGGGAAATCATTGCTCGTTGGCTCAATTTGTCTGGATGGGGATGTTTTTGAGATAGATGCTCCAATTACAATTCCTGCTGCTCCGTCAGGCACGTATGGTCCTAACCTAACAATAAAAGGACGTGGCTTGCAGAATACCATTTTAAATTTCAATTTTGACAGCGAATGGGGAATTACTATATCTTCGGATAATTCGTATGGCATGTTTTCTTTTGAGGGATTTTCTCCGGATGCAGGATCGGGATACACGCCAAATGGTTGGTTAAATGCAGATTGGTCTGGCTCGAGTAATGCAGGCCAATCAAACATGATATTAAAAGACATAAATGTCTACCCTGCAACATGGGCAACAAATTCGATGGTACTTAAATCGATGGCATACGTACTTTTGCTTAATGTGTGGGATACTACCAATTCATCTAACACCGGGCCAGTCCTCGCAAGCGAACTAAATCAATGGATAGGTGGTGTGTCATATCAACCAATCAACCTAACCAACACTTCCATTGGCACATTTGTCACAGAATTAGACGGATTGCAATCTTGCCCAGTCAGTGTCACTTTTGGAACAGTTCTACTAAGTGTTAGAAACTGTATGGGATTTGTTTTTACGATAGGAGCAGCAACAATGACCAATCTGTATCTGGAAAATGTGCATTATGGTTCACTGTCAGGTTCAGCCCTGATCAGTGCAACGTCTGCTTCCACTATCAACATGATCACCATAAAAGGATTATACACAAACACAACACAGACCAAATCATTGTTAGATACCACGAATTTAACTGTGCTAAAACTATCTGCTGAAGGTGTAAATCCATCATCCGGTACACTGACACTCCCATCCGTTTCCATACCCACAAACCCTCCAGTCTCCGGCACAGCGTACCAGAACACCAATCCCTACGATATACGCCTCAAGATACCAGTGACGTACTCACCGACATCGTCAGCGGCAGCGACACTGGCAACTGGAACATCCACAAGTTCTACAGTGACAACCTCCACGAAGGTATCATATCCGGCGGGAATTACTACTGGAATTATTGAAACCTATGAAATGGTAGTGAAAGCAGGACAATATTTTAAGCTCGTAGTGACGAATGCAACCATCGGAACGGTGGAAGTTCAGGCAGCGTGATAATACGAAAATCAAATGCCCCGTTGCACTCTGCGGATGGGAAGGCAAAACCCACGATTTCTGGAAGCACATAGAAGACTACAAGACCACATGGAAAGATGTTATGGACAGTGGATTTCCGAGGTCGGAATCGCATGAAAGATGGGCATCCTATTTCTTTCCTAAAATCTGGAACAATCCTGATCTGCCTGAAAAGGTAAGATGGACAAACATTGCAGTTGCCTACGTGAGTCAAATGAAGAATCAAAGCAAGATGGCACAGCACAAGGGAAAGAAACTCTCTCCCGATGGTTCTGACAAGATAGAAATGCATGACGGCAAGATCATGATGAACGGGCAGGAATACTCGCCTGATGAATTTGCGAAGGTAATGCCCGGAATCAAGGTTCCACAGGGGCAGAAGCCTCCGTTTGAGACTATCAAGGATATTTCAGGTGATTTACGGATCACCCATGAAGGGAAAGAATATACTGTTGAAGAGTTCAGGAAGTTGCAGAGAGAGAAATTGGAGATGCTGAAGAAATGAGGATGAGGCTGCTTGTGGTTCCGATGCTTTTCCTTTTACTGATGGGAATGATTGTAGTACCGCAAGCGAATGCCTCGACACCTCCTTCTGTGCATTTCAACAGCAGTCCGATCACTACATGGTATAACCAGACTCCGTATGAGTATGCGGCATCCATATCGGAACCGTATAACTGGACTCTCAAGACAAACGCATCCATGCACATGTCAGGTGGCAATACGGTGAATGATACGAAAGCACAGACCGTGTTTGGCATCCTTTCAACAGGTAGCTACTGGGTCAATCTTTCTATCTCATACCATAATGCTACCAATGTAACCACATTGCTGATCTACCAGAATTTCACGTTGACAATCCTCAATAAGCCCTACATATATTCCACACCTGAAACCTTCTTCTATCAGGATTCTACCTATAACTACACCTATGAGATCAACCAGGGGAACATCACCAACTATTCTTCAGGATTCACGTTGAACAAGACTGCACATACGCTGTCTGAATATCTATCTGGAACTTCGTATTCTTTCTTTATCACCGTATCGGATAAGAACGGAACATATACACAATACTGGGGGGCCAGCACGAACAGTACATACAGTTATTCTTTCACCGCAAATCTTAGTGGAACCGTAGTAAGTGTCAAATCGATGATCACAGATATTGGGGTAAACAACACAAGCCTTCTTATGGATTCATATTCGGTCCTGTCGGTCCCTCGTACCTCCTATTCATACTCGTTCGTTATCATGAGCCCAACAGTGTATTCTATCTCGACTTCCTCCGCACTTGCACCTAATGTTACCCTTTCTTTCAACCTTCTGGCCCCCGGGTCTTATAACGTCTTCATGATCAGCAATGTGTCTGGAACAACCATAGTGCTCAACAACGTCAGCTCTACAGGGACAGTCAACATAACCTACGATCCTGCCACCATGCCGCTGGACCCTGTATTCGAGGTTTCGCCTTCCATCGCTCCGCCTCCTCCATACCACCCTGTGCAGCCCACTCCTCCGATGAATTTCTTCCCCGCCTATGTCTTCTATATCCTCCTTGCAACGTCGGCATCTGGTGTTGCTGCCGGTGTATACATCATGATTCGCCGCAGATGAATGTATATATAACCCCTTGAATATATCCATTCACAGTTTCTGGGGAAGCGAGCCATCGAGCCCCAGAAACTTGGATGGCTTCTTTCCCAGGAATTAGGAAAAATGGAGGGATAATCTCTCAAGGAATCGGCTCTCTGATGTTACATTCCAGTGGCTCGGACAGGCGATCTCCCTGTTGGATTCCTGAGACATGAAAACAAACACAAGACTTTGGGTAATAATAATAGGCTTGCTTATTGTCTTCGCAGGTGCATTTGGTATCCTCGTC
This genomic window contains:
- a CDS encoding twin-arginine translocase TatA/TatE family subunit, translating into MYDSITGILIVAGIIVVLFGYKKFPDIVRSFGRATGEFQKGKMEAQKELDEIKKSVAEPATDVKNTVAEIKKG
- the tatC gene encoding twin-arginine translocase subunit TatC; translated protein: MGEGILDELQPHLSELFRRLKHIGIAFVIVLLTVFMFNPLKLTFGLTGSFTVYAFNLISKNIGGVKIITISPFEALFTDLFLGVVISIMILLPYILYNTIAFILPGMSKREKRLLKISLIPGTIMFIVGMSFAWYLLIPLMFHFTAILDPAMGVQPTVSAQKLIGLLLTIIFSLGLVFEMPLIISALVYLGIVDVQFLRAKWRYAVAGSFIAAWIISPGATGGLIETAMGLIFSGLYFSGIYLGKFMEVRKRSYVYVEA